The Branchiostoma floridae strain S238N-H82 chromosome 10, Bfl_VNyyK, whole genome shotgun sequence genome has a segment encoding these proteins:
- the LOC118424487 gene encoding uncharacterized protein LOC118424487 — MAAAMSARSPRRRVESPESPRLLSVISEEYRNRLRIPSYDDTEKFSFGPVYEDSIYETIHKYLELDTHHRVAYIGDPVGSLAQKIQEHFCLTQPIVAVTPGKVHYEPTPDRRRLLPIEIQNVGAEQYFREAAQDFPSVYSAAPFDRIIMFDSIEHIQNLRETFGYILKTLHEFGKILLIHRPGPMNTLPYFTDLSNRVRELDIPYINILQDIQACKADVEWELEQLPVVIPKLKWLSMLKEKFPPQVRVMSDYEVSNGIRELSEGMLKYHGETLEFIDRLMFITISHPLFDTNYPSMQRAGGSAIVPFPGMEELQFQMPITEDLKKFLAKPPPEERVKRLR, encoded by the exons ATGGCGGCGGCGATGTCGGCTCGTTCTCCCCGGCGCCGAGTGGAGAGCCCGGAGAGTCCTCGGCTTCTCTCGGTCATCTCCGAAGAGTACCGGAACCGTCTACGGATTCCTTCGTACGACGATACCGAGAAGTTCAGCTTCGGGCCCGTGTACGAGGACAGCATCTACGAGACCATCCACAAATATCTCGAGTTGGACACTCACCACAGGGTGGCCTATATTGGTGACCCCGTAGGCAGCCTGGCACAGAAAATACAGGAACATTTCTGTCTGACCCAACCTATAGTAGCCGTCACACCGGGAAAGGTTCACTACGAACCCACTCCCGATCGCCGCCGACTTCTCCCGATCGAGATCCAAAACGTCGGCGCCGAGCAATACTTCCGCGAGGCCGCGCAAGACTTCCCCTCGGTGTACAGCGCAGCTCCCTTCGACCGCATCATCATGTTCGACTCGATAGAACACATCCAGAACCTCCGAGAAACCTTCGGATACATCTTGAAGACGCTACACGAGTTCGGCAAGATTTTGCTCATCCACCGGCCCGGTCCTATGAACACTTTGCCGTATTTCACAGACCTGAGTAACAGAGTACGGGAGCTAGACATTCCTTATATTAACATTCTTCAGGACATACAAGCATGTAAAGCAGACGTGGAATGGGAACTGGAACAGTTACCTGTGGTCATCCCAAAACTCAAGTGGCTGTCCATGCTCAAGGAAAAGTTCCCACCACAG GTGCGAGTGATGAGCGACTACGAGGTGTCCAACGGCATCCGAGAGCTTTCCGAAGGCATGCTGAAGTACCACGGCGAGACGCTAGAGTTCATCGACCGCCTCATGTTCATCACCATATCGCACCCGCTCTTCGACACAAACTACCCCAGCATGCAGCGCGCCGGCGGAAGTGCAATCGTGCCATTTCCGGGCATGGAGGAGCTTCAGTTCCAAATGCCAATCACCGAGGACTTGAAGAAGTTCTTAGCTAAACCTCCCCCAGAGGAAAGGGTGAAGAGGTTACGATAA
- the LOC118424488 gene encoding uncharacterized protein LOC118424488, translating into MEVASLFVFRQVFRSLGILRGIFYGRLRDWTSGGATHTSECKNVEGYSATGGSNMAAVQVKYRPVGVLSVLILLSTLVVISMKSRKRTRALTKDLQPTRGTPKTVPDCLGYCACLKFTDPGCTEKIDLIFIRTERTGSDVLASMFHRFGHERKLEFVLPRGGEDDLYLGWPGPVELRHYRPRHTRHFNLLVERTVYDKQALRHLFPHGASYVTVLREPWAQFKSAFHYYGVDTVVGIQGDDPIAEFLQRPQYYDDVYRSSEARSRRSEVPGGVLVTHNPMARDLGISEQSWHNVTAINEQIKVCESKITTSICDNIICNSKSQSSWVLDHLLIQLYNLHGP; encoded by the exons ATGGAGGTTGCTTCCTTGTTCGTGTTTCGCCAGGTTTTTCGAAGTTTGGGGATTCTACGCGGGATATTCTATGGGAGATTGCGGGACTGGACGTCTGGTGGTGCTACACATACGTCTGAG TGTAAGAACGTCGAGGGTTACAGCGCAACAGGTGGTTCAAACATGGCCGCGGTGCAGGTGAAATACCGTCCGGTAGGGGTCCTCTCTGTACTGATTCTGCTGTCGACGCTGGTGGTGATCTCCATGAAAAGTAGAAAGAGGACCAGAGCATTGACAAAGGATCTACAGCCAacaag AGGTACACCGAAGACCGTACCAGACTGTCTAGGTTACTGCGCATGTCTCAAGTTCACAGACCCCGGATGTACGGAAAAGATCGACTTGATTTTCATCCGAACGGAAAG GACTGGAAGTGACGTGTTGGCGTCCATGTTCCATCGGTTCGGCCATGAGAGGAAGTTGGAGTTCGTCCTTCCGCGAGGAGGGGAGGACGATTT ATATCTAGGATGGCCAGGCCCGGTAGAGTTGAGACACTACCGCCCCCGGCACACCCGTCACTTCAACCTGCTGGTAGAGAGAACCGTTTATGACAAACAAGCGTTACGTCACCTCTTCCCTCATGGCGCTTCTTACGTCACCGTTCTGAGGGAACCCTGGGCTCAGTTCAAGTCCGCGTTCCACTACTACGGTGTCGATACGGTCGTCGGTATACAAG GAGACgaccccatagcagagttcctACAGCGCCCACAGTACTATGACGATGTGTACAGGTCATCAGAGGCCAGGAGTAGGAGGTCCGAGGTTCCAGGCGGTGTGTTGGTTACACACAACCCCATGGCACGCGACCTCGGCATCTCAGAACAGTCATGGCACAATGTGACGGCCATCAATGAGCAAATCAAGGTATGTGAAAGTAaaataactactagtatatgtgaCAATATCATATGCAATTCAAAGAGCCAATCTTCTTGGGTGTTAGATCATCTCCTAATACAACTTTACAACTTACATGGGCCTTAA